A region of Candidatus Neomarinimicrobiota bacterium DNA encodes the following proteins:
- a CDS encoding universal stress protein: MQFKKILVPTDFSESAKYALPFAVDLAKKYAASLHVLHVVEPIVAPVDFAWGTYSYPDIEKQLSGYVDESLTKIIEEQIPTEIVSDSTSLHGKPWREIVSFARDQKMDLIVMATHGLSGLSHALYGSTAEKVVRKAPCPVLIVRHPDVKFEMP; this comes from the coding sequence ATGCAGTTCAAAAAGATCCTGGTACCAACAGATTTTTCAGAATCAGCCAAATATGCTCTGCCATTTGCAGTAGATCTGGCAAAGAAGTATGCTGCTAGTCTGCATGTACTCCACGTAGTTGAGCCGATTGTAGCCCCGGTCGATTTTGCCTGGGGTACCTATAGTTATCCTGATATTGAGAAACAATTAAGTGGCTATGTGGATGAATCCCTGACCAAGATCATTGAGGAACAGATCCCAACTGAGATCGTCAGTGATTCAACCAGTCTGCATGGAAAACCATGGCGGGAGATCGTTTCATTTGCCCGGGATCAAAAAATGGATCTGATTGTCATGGCTACTCATGGTCTGAGTGGTTTGAGTCACGCTCTTTATGGATCGACAGCTGAAAAGGTGGTGCGTAAGGCACCTTGCCCCGTACTCATTGTTCGTCATCCTGATGTTAAATTTGAGATGCCTTGA
- a CDS encoding sodium:proton antiporter has protein sequence MSQASEAHSEAQTEHHSVLPPIWLVVPFIILLIMIATGPLFFPHLWEHHYPKIAMTLGTIVALYYGFAMDHGVHNLLHTLEEYISFIALLTALFVASGGILIKFNMTGKPLANAAILLGGAVLSNLIGTTGASMLLIRPFMRLNEGRLKPFHIIFFIFVVSNIGGGLTPIGDPPLFLGFLKGVPFFWVISNVWHIWLVTVLAVVGVFVAFDMRVPSGSAPTGDGKVLEIVGAKNFLYLGVVILSVFMDPAVIEGFPSLQKMLHVPFGIREIIMFTTAYLAYRNGNREALRGNEFNFEPIKEVAYLFVGIFATMIPALQLIGAYAKEHAAEFTVTRFYWLTGSLSGVLDNAPTYLNFLAGALGKFGLDMGTLSDVQHFVAGTPSPVAGDSSSIIYLMAISIAAVFFGAMTYIGNAPNFMVKNIAEQAGVDVPSFLGYIFKYSIPILLPIFLVVWWVFFNL, from the coding sequence ATGAGCCAGGCAAGTGAAGCCCATAGCGAGGCTCAGACTGAACATCACAGTGTTTTGCCACCCATCTGGCTGGTAGTGCCATTTATCATATTATTAATTATGATAGCCACCGGTCCTTTGTTCTTTCCCCATCTTTGGGAACATCATTATCCGAAAATAGCGATGACGTTAGGGACGATTGTGGCTCTCTACTATGGTTTTGCCATGGATCATGGAGTCCACAATCTGCTGCATACATTGGAAGAGTATATCTCCTTTATCGCGTTGTTGACCGCACTGTTTGTTGCCTCGGGTGGAATTCTCATCAAATTCAATATGACGGGTAAACCGCTGGCAAATGCGGCAATTCTGCTGGGGGGTGCCGTTCTATCCAACCTGATTGGAACCACAGGGGCTTCCATGTTATTGATCAGACCATTTATGCGCTTGAATGAGGGTCGCCTGAAACCATTTCATATCATATTCTTTATTTTTGTGGTGAGCAATATTGGCGGTGGACTGACTCCCATTGGTGATCCGCCGTTATTTCTGGGCTTTCTCAAGGGAGTACCCTTTTTCTGGGTGATCAGCAATGTCTGGCATATCTGGTTGGTCACTGTATTAGCTGTGGTCGGAGTGTTCGTAGCCTTTGATATGCGGGTTCCCAGTGGCAGTGCTCCTACAGGCGATGGTAAGGTTCTGGAAATTGTCGGTGCTAAAAATTTCTTATACCTGGGTGTTGTGATCCTGTCTGTCTTTATGGATCCAGCCGTTATCGAAGGTTTTCCAAGCTTGCAAAAGATGTTGCATGTGCCTTTTGGAATCCGGGAGATCATTATGTTTACCACGGCCTATCTGGCTTATCGAAATGGCAACAGGGAGGCTTTACGGGGCAATGAATTCAACTTTGAACCCATAAAGGAGGTCGCCTACCTCTTTGTGGGGATCTTTGCCACGATGATTCCGGCTCTTCAGTTGATCGGCGCTTATGCCAAGGAGCATGCTGCAGAATTCACAGTAACCCGATTTTACTGGCTTACTGGATCATTGTCTGGTGTGTTGGATAATGCCCCGACCTACTTGAATTTCCTGGCTGGTGCTCTTGGTAAGTTTGGTCTGGACATGGGGACGCTAAGTGATGTTCAACATTTTGTGGCAGGAACGCCTTCACCTGTGGCTGGTGACAGTTCATCGATCATCTACCTCATGGCCATTTCAATAGCTGCTGTCTTTTTTGGAGCCATGACCTATATTGGGAATGCACCAAACTTTATGGTGAAGAACATTGCTGAGCAGGCTGGTGTGGATGTCCCCAGTTTTCTTGGATATATCTTCAAATATTCGATTCCGATCCTGCTGCCGATCTTTTTGGTTGTTTGGTGGGTCTTCTTTAATCTTTAA
- a CDS encoding HD domain-containing protein: MTELETAKIISSLEHVYQLKSIPRSGWLQAGIPVAGVESIAGHSYGMSMLVLYLRSELQTRGVDIERVMHMAVIHDMAEAIVGDITPQDQIAVSEKFAAESAAFDEIIDSVREGEYFRELWDEFESGQTPEAQVVKRLDKLDMLIQAYYYEKKYEVNLDSFWKNMDDFFKDSESESIYDHIRLNRSQTKGNKE; this comes from the coding sequence GTGACCGAACTGGAAACCGCCAAAATAATCTCAAGTCTGGAGCATGTCTATCAGCTGAAGTCCATACCCAGAAGTGGGTGGCTGCAGGCTGGTATTCCTGTTGCTGGAGTCGAATCGATCGCTGGTCATAGTTACGGCATGTCCATGCTGGTTCTTTATCTCCGGTCAGAACTGCAGACCAGAGGCGTTGATATTGAGCGGGTCATGCATATGGCTGTAATCCATGATATGGCTGAAGCTATTGTGGGTGACATCACCCCTCAGGATCAGATTGCTGTCTCAGAAAAGTTTGCTGCTGAATCAGCAGCGTTCGATGAAATAATAGACAGCGTGCGCGAAGGTGAATATTTTCGGGAGTTGTGGGATGAATTTGAATCAGGACAGACTCCGGAAGCGCAAGTGGTCAAACGGCTGGACAAGCTCGACATGCTGATCCAAGCTTATTATTATGAAAAGAAATATGAGGTTAACCTCGATTCATTTTGGAAAAATATGGATGATTTTTTTAAGGATAGTGAATCTGAGTCGATATATGATCATATACGGTTGAATCGATCTCAAACTAAAGGAAACAAGGAATGA
- a CDS encoding acetyl-CoA hydrolase/transferase C-terminal domain-containing protein: MTWVNQYQSRIGTPEEAMSLIKSRDSVYLHAGAATPQIFVNAFSERVMQLEGVVISHILSLGNAKYVTPEMEGHVRLNSLFTGTNVREAVNAGRADWTPIFLSEIPGLYKNGHIPVDVAIIHISPPDSHGFCSFGVSTDTTIAACKVAKTIVAMVNQQMPRVHGDNFIHASKLDFIVEADEPLFQAPKVALSERHMQIGKYIASLIEDGSTLQMGIGAIPDATLHYLKDKRNLGIHTEMFSDGVVELVESGVINGEEKTLHPGKVVSSIVMGSQHVYDFIHENPFMEFHPTDYVNDPYIIAQNSKMVAINSSIEIDLTGQVCSDSMGRTNWSGIGGQVDFMRGASRSKGGVPIIAMPSTAKRGTQSRIVLDLKPGAAVTTSRGDVHNIITEFGIAHLHGKTLRERAKALIEIAHPDFREELERQSFESKLLC, translated from the coding sequence ATGACATGGGTTAACCAATATCAATCCCGGATCGGGACTCCTGAAGAGGCTATGTCCCTGATCAAGTCAAGAGATTCGGTGTATTTACACGCTGGTGCGGCAACCCCGCAGATATTTGTAAATGCTTTCAGTGAAAGAGTGATGCAATTAGAGGGAGTGGTCATCAGTCACATCCTGAGTCTGGGAAATGCCAAATATGTCACGCCTGAGATGGAAGGTCATGTGCGTTTGAACTCCCTCTTCACCGGAACAAATGTCAGAGAGGCAGTGAATGCCGGTCGGGCAGACTGGACACCCATATTTCTATCTGAGATTCCCGGGCTGTACAAGAATGGTCATATCCCGGTGGATGTAGCCATCATACATATCAGCCCGCCTGATTCACATGGGTTTTGCAGTTTTGGGGTAAGCACAGACACGACCATTGCCGCCTGTAAGGTAGCAAAAACCATTGTTGCCATGGTTAATCAGCAGATGCCCCGGGTGCATGGTGATAATTTTATTCATGCTTCCAAGCTGGATTTCATTGTTGAAGCAGATGAGCCGTTATTTCAGGCACCGAAAGTCGCATTATCTGAGCGCCACATGCAGATCGGTAAGTACATTGCCAGTCTTATCGAAGATGGATCCACCCTGCAGATGGGGATTGGAGCTATTCCCGATGCAACCCTGCATTATCTGAAAGACAAAAGGAACCTGGGTATTCATACAGAAATGTTCAGTGACGGGGTTGTGGAATTGGTCGAATCCGGTGTGATAAATGGCGAAGAGAAGACCCTGCATCCGGGAAAAGTAGTATCCAGCATTGTAATGGGTTCTCAACATGTCTACGACTTCATTCACGAAAATCCGTTTATGGAGTTTCATCCGACAGATTATGTAAATGACCCCTACATTATTGCTCAGAATAGCAAAATGGTTGCTATCAATTCGTCAATAGAAATCGATCTTACCGGTCAGGTTTGTTCAGATTCAATGGGGCGAACGAACTGGTCAGGTATCGGAGGACAGGTTGATTTTATGCGTGGAGCTTCAAGAAGCAAGGGGGGTGTTCCCATTATCGCCATGCCGTCCACTGCTAAAAGGGGAACTCAATCCAGGATCGTTCTGGATCTTAAACCGGGTGCTGCCGTAACCACCAGTCGAGGTGATGTACACAATATCATTACAGAATTTGGGATAGCCCATTTGCACGGAAAAACATTGCGGGAACGGGCCAAGGCATTGATCGAGATCGCCCATCCTGATTTTCGAGAGGAACTGGAACGCCAGTCATTTGAAAGTAAACTGTTATGTTGA
- a CDS encoding 3-methyl-2-oxobutanoate dehydrogenase subunit VorB encodes MAKQFVKGNEAIVKGAILAGCRAYYGYPITPASEIAHAAALYMPMVGGTFLQAESEIAAINMVYGAAGTGIRAMTASSSPGFSLKQEGLSYLAGAELPCVVVDITRGGPGLGNIAPEQADYHQVVKGGGHGNYKNIVVAPNSAQEMCDLTMLAFELADKYRNPAVVLADGFIGQMMEPVDFPEPVTEFAEKTWAVRGVNRDRMNLVSSIELDPDDLERHNQKLQRKYEIIASNDTRYEEYLLDDAEYVVVGYGIVSRLVHTAINQLRDEGVKVGLLRPITLMPYPTERLAELAALDQVKAFSVIELSNGQMVDDVRLAVNGTKPVEFYGRMGGNVPSIKELVHEIKRMMRVL; translated from the coding sequence ATGGCCAAACAATTTGTAAAAGGAAATGAAGCGATCGTCAAAGGGGCCATATTGGCCGGTTGTCGCGCTTATTATGGTTATCCCATCACGCCAGCAAGTGAGATCGCCCATGCGGCGGCTCTTTATATGCCCATGGTGGGAGGGACCTTTCTACAGGCTGAGAGTGAGATCGCAGCTATCAATATGGTTTATGGTGCCGCTGGAACCGGTATCCGGGCTATGACTGCCAGCTCCAGTCCCGGGTTCAGCTTGAAACAAGAGGGGTTATCATATCTGGCCGGCGCTGAATTACCCTGTGTCGTTGTGGATATCACTCGGGGAGGCCCCGGTCTTGGCAATATTGCTCCTGAACAAGCTGACTATCATCAGGTTGTCAAAGGCGGTGGCCACGGAAACTACAAAAACATCGTTGTTGCCCCCAATTCTGCTCAGGAAATGTGCGATCTGACCATGCTGGCCTTTGAGTTGGCTGACAAGTACCGGAATCCCGCAGTCGTTTTAGCTGATGGATTTATTGGACAGATGATGGAGCCGGTGGATTTCCCAGAGCCGGTCACTGAATTTGCTGAAAAAACCTGGGCTGTTCGTGGTGTGAATAGAGATCGTATGAATTTAGTAAGCTCCATTGAACTGGATCCGGATGACCTGGAACGTCACAATCAGAAATTACAGAGAAAATATGAGATCATTGCCAGTAACGATACACGCTATGAAGAATATCTGCTGGATGATGCTGAGTACGTAGTTGTGGGCTATGGTATTGTATCCCGATTGGTGCATACCGCCATCAATCAGTTGCGGGATGAGGGAGTCAAAGTGGGCTTGTTACGTCCCATAACTCTAATGCCCTATCCAACTGAAAGGTTGGCAGAATTGGCTGCTCTGGACCAAGTTAAAGCTTTTAGCGTCATTGAGTTAAGTAACGGTCAGATGGTTGATGATGTACGTCTGGCTGTGAATGGCACTAAACCGGTGGAATTCTATGGTCGTATGGGTGGGAACGTTCCATCTATTAAAGAATTGGTTCATGAGATCAAACGGATGATGAGGGTACTATGA
- a CDS encoding 2-oxoacid:acceptor oxidoreductase family protein has protein sequence MSVKILGKSKGFYDTYERRPGSNKEQTHYCPGCGHGILHKMITEALVDFDVAENMIFISPVGCSVFAYYYFNAGNIQAAHGRAPAVATGVKRAMPESIVVSYQGDGDLAAIGGNEILHAANRGESITVFFVNNAIYGMTGGQMAPTTLIGQKTTTTPYGRTLKNEGYPIKMAEIIASLESPVYVERVMLADVRSKNAARKAVRKGIKNQIEKKGFSFIEVLSTCPTGWKMSAPQAEEWIKTTLVENFPLGVYKDISDQVEPLDLSQNLAAPERVPKLIGLEQGKMEFDTTSMKIAAEIDQEIKIAGFGGQGVLSLGVWLSEIGMREDLEVSWIPSYGPEMRGGTANCHVKLSRASIGSPLVTYPTILVAMNRPSLEKFEDDVVEGGAIVWDSALIDNGPQRKDIQNIPVPATQIAKDLGNSKVSNVVLLGVLAGFSDFLDPLVVQQVLPIIFKKKHLLEINLVAFKKGLELGRELST, from the coding sequence ATGAGCGTCAAAATATTAGGAAAATCAAAAGGCTTCTACGACACCTACGAACGTCGTCCTGGAAGTAACAAAGAGCAAACTCATTATTGTCCGGGATGTGGTCATGGTATTCTCCACAAAATGATCACCGAAGCGTTAGTGGATTTCGATGTCGCTGAAAATATGATCTTTATCAGTCCTGTGGGTTGCAGTGTCTTTGCCTACTACTATTTTAATGCTGGTAATATTCAGGCTGCTCATGGACGTGCACCAGCAGTGGCTACCGGTGTCAAGCGGGCAATGCCTGAATCAATTGTCGTTTCGTACCAGGGTGATGGTGATCTGGCTGCCATCGGTGGGAATGAGATTCTTCACGCTGCCAATCGGGGCGAATCCATAACAGTTTTCTTTGTGAACAATGCAATTTATGGCATGACTGGAGGTCAGATGGCACCAACCACTCTGATCGGGCAGAAGACCACAACAACACCGTATGGCCGCACCCTGAAGAATGAGGGCTATCCCATAAAGATGGCTGAGATCATTGCCAGTCTGGAATCACCTGTCTATGTCGAGCGGGTCATGTTGGCTGACGTGCGCTCCAAAAATGCTGCTCGAAAAGCGGTCCGAAAAGGCATCAAGAATCAGATCGAGAAGAAGGGGTTCTCCTTTATTGAAGTCCTTTCGACCTGTCCTACCGGCTGGAAGATGTCTGCTCCTCAGGCAGAGGAATGGATCAAAACCACATTAGTCGAGAATTTCCCGTTGGGAGTGTACAAAGATATCTCTGACCAGGTTGAGCCCCTGGATCTGAGTCAGAACTTGGCCGCTCCAGAGAGAGTTCCCAAGCTGATCGGGCTGGAACAGGGCAAAATGGAATTTGATACTACTTCGATGAAGATCGCTGCTGAGATAGATCAGGAGATCAAGATTGCCGGGTTCGGGGGACAGGGGGTTCTGTCTCTGGGCGTTTGGTTAAGCGAGATCGGAATGCGTGAAGATCTGGAAGTAAGCTGGATCCCATCCTATGGTCCTGAGATGCGAGGCGGCACTGCCAACTGTCATGTGAAATTATCGCGAGCCAGTATCGGTTCGCCTCTGGTAACTTACCCCACAATTTTGGTTGCCATGAATCGACCTTCATTGGAAAAATTTGAGGATGATGTCGTTGAAGGCGGTGCCATTGTGTGGGACAGTGCTTTGATCGATAACGGACCGCAACGAAAAGATATTCAAAATATTCCGGTGCCGGCCACTCAGATTGCCAAAGATCTGGGGAATAGCAAAGTTTCCAACGTGGTACTGCTTGGTGTATTGGCCGGATTCTCAGATTTTCTTGATCCATTGGTGGTTCAGCAGGTTTTACCGATTATCTTTAAGAAGAAACACCTTTTAGAGATCAACTTGGTCGCATTCAAGAAAGGTCTCGAACTGGGGAGGGAACTGTCAACATAA
- a CDS encoding ferredoxin family protein produces MAKARGLVAVNIEECKGCNLCVVACPVDVLHLADSFNSHGYSPAEYDGEGCTGCGVCYYACPEPGAITVYKNWAEAQEAYICQTKQVPSRLEVKDSVKGIAICEACGKEVILSNFSNLSFAE; encoded by the coding sequence ATGGCTAAGGCTCGTGGACTTGTTGCAGTTAACATTGAGGAATGCAAAGGATGCAATCTCTGCGTTGTAGCATGTCCGGTTGATGTTCTGCATCTTGCAGATAGTTTTAATTCACATGGATATAGTCCGGCTGAATACGATGGTGAAGGCTGTACAGGTTGTGGTGTATGTTATTATGCCTGTCCAGAACCAGGAGCTATCACTGTCTATAAAAACTGGGCTGAAGCTCAGGAAGCATATATATGCCAGACCAAACAGGTGCCGAGCAGGCTTGAAGTAAAGGACTCTGTTAAAGGGATTGCCATTTGTGAAGCCTGCGGTAAGGAAGTGATCTTAAGTAATTTCAGTAATCTTAGTTTTGCGGAGTAG